In Psychrobacter immobilis, a single genomic region encodes these proteins:
- the tssM gene encoding type VI secretion system membrane subunit TssM, whose product MFSRFFHLIYNPRVLLALGLIVALVLLYDYVTIKTFVIIIGVLITCTVLGALGYYLWKKRKLASDELANLVEDNGNESQGDDSPHVAKDENAQEVQALRQQMQEAIKTIRKSKIGDQTGKAALYELPWYMVIGNPAAGKSSAVLHSGLKFPFMEQGNKLSVKGVGGTRNCDWFFSTEGILLDTAGRYSVYEEDRSEWLSFLSLLKKNRPKAPINGIIIAVSIAELTKNDPNYALDLAKNLRSRVQDLTEQLEVYAPVYVVFTKMDLISGFRDFFNDYEQEERSQVWGATIPYPEDPENINITDVFEEHFGVLVNGLKDLSTTKLSLRHQRTVSPSLMTFPMEFQSLRPMIRTLMHALFEDNPFQFKPILRGFYFTSALQDGQVSSQMTLQMVQNYDLHSPAIPLNAKQEAADKPYFLQDLFSKVILKDKHLVKQHKNRHKRSHRALATLAAVVTLCAAVGLWTWSYANNKQLTERVVADLQQVAALQKNSNGDLQSQLESLNILQSRIEQLEGYEDDKPLSLSFGLYQGDKLKQKLLAEYYNGISIIVLAPTKQNIETFLTEVNTNADQLEVRTEDSSTDGTSDAAVNDAYIQSDPTDVEDAYNALKAYLMLGNHDNLEASHLSDQMTRFWRNWLEANRADMPRDKMIRQAERILSFTLAHVDDPAFPLIQNDLGLIDKTRSNLSKVSKGQPARERVYSEIKMRASARFPSVTVAQITQNNANETLLGSYVISGTFTKEAWDAFVSDEIDKAATTRVVADDWVLATSSQDDLTLTGSPEQIRQYLVNRYKQEYISEWKRFLSQVYVRDSTGFDDHAVLLNQLSSATESPLKTLFETVDRQTQWDNKAANQAAGNGGESRRSFVNWFKQTILRQSPAELRQAEAAMNNGGSSSNAAPVAQASSGVIAQEFSSIHALVTPREENQDLSLLDSYLVSLGNIRTRFNNIARSDDIGPDALLFASQTLSPEGSELTKSLQILDEQILSQANSEIKQLVRPLLSEPLTRSFNMLLTPTKAEINKVWKAQVYKPFLDNLGSKYPFTANANLEATPAEIGQFFGEDGYVARFVNETLSPFIIRRGDQISSKIWNGAGLGLNPQFVADFGRYFTNYMGSNSPGAAGANNTGGAANQTTFQIMPLPVSGLTEYTIVVDGQQLRYRMGTQAWTTFVWPNPSSQPGASIRAKDYDGRDFTVFEEAGSFGVERLINSARRTELGNDIFEMAWSGDGITISVRFRIISGSGSSTTTDQGRSTNPFTGMKLPEEIIALGVTRTARPISDNNAVDGDTPNAGSGTNQPVPTGEQNTSNVTPPARVSTIVPNTNSENSPPVQPPTDTTTATDDRSAVTEEQEQTP is encoded by the coding sequence ATGTTTTCAAGGTTTTTTCATCTTATCTATAACCCAAGAGTATTATTGGCGCTGGGGCTCATAGTCGCCCTAGTCTTACTTTATGATTATGTGACTATTAAAACCTTTGTCATAATCATTGGCGTCCTAATCACATGTACGGTGCTGGGGGCGCTTGGCTATTATCTGTGGAAAAAACGTAAGCTTGCCTCAGATGAGCTGGCAAACTTAGTGGAGGATAATGGCAACGAGAGCCAAGGTGACGATAGCCCTCATGTGGCCAAAGATGAAAACGCTCAAGAAGTGCAAGCGCTACGTCAGCAAATGCAAGAGGCCATTAAAACCATTCGCAAATCAAAGATTGGCGATCAAACAGGCAAAGCGGCGTTATATGAGCTGCCGTGGTATATGGTCATTGGTAATCCAGCCGCAGGCAAAAGCTCTGCAGTGCTACACTCTGGCTTAAAATTTCCCTTTATGGAACAAGGTAACAAGCTATCCGTTAAAGGCGTCGGCGGTACACGTAATTGCGATTGGTTTTTTTCGACTGAAGGTATCTTGCTCGACACCGCTGGACGTTACTCCGTTTATGAAGAAGATCGCTCAGAATGGTTGTCATTTTTAAGCCTACTCAAAAAGAATCGACCTAAAGCACCGATCAATGGCATCATCATCGCGGTCAGTATCGCCGAACTCACCAAAAACGACCCAAACTATGCGTTGGATTTGGCCAAGAATCTGCGCAGCCGTGTGCAAGACTTAACTGAACAGTTAGAAGTTTATGCGCCTGTCTATGTGGTCTTTACTAAAATGGATTTGATTTCAGGCTTCCGTGACTTCTTTAATGACTATGAGCAAGAAGAGCGCAGCCAAGTATGGGGCGCGACCATCCCCTACCCTGAAGACCCAGAAAACATCAATATTACTGACGTATTCGAAGAACATTTTGGCGTATTGGTCAATGGTTTGAAAGATTTGAGCACCACTAAGCTATCCTTACGTCATCAGCGCACGGTATCTCCCAGTCTAATGACTTTCCCAATGGAGTTTCAGTCATTACGTCCCATGATACGGACGCTGATGCATGCTTTGTTTGAGGACAACCCTTTCCAATTTAAGCCCATATTGCGTGGCTTTTACTTTACCAGCGCCTTGCAGGACGGGCAAGTTAGCAGCCAAATGACGTTGCAAATGGTACAAAATTACGATTTGCACTCACCTGCGATACCGCTCAATGCGAAGCAAGAAGCCGCAGACAAGCCCTATTTTTTACAAGATCTATTTTCTAAAGTTATTTTAAAAGACAAGCATTTGGTCAAGCAGCATAAAAATCGACACAAGCGCAGTCATCGTGCGCTTGCGACGCTAGCTGCTGTCGTGACTTTGTGTGCGGCTGTCGGTCTGTGGACATGGTCTTATGCCAATAATAAACAGCTCACTGAGCGTGTCGTGGCTGACTTACAGCAAGTCGCAGCGCTACAAAAAAATTCTAACGGTGATTTACAATCCCAGCTTGAATCGCTCAATATTCTACAAAGTCGAATCGAGCAGCTTGAAGGCTATGAAGACGACAAGCCGCTGTCTTTGAGTTTTGGCCTCTATCAAGGCGATAAGCTTAAGCAAAAATTGCTAGCAGAATATTATAACGGCATCAGCATCATCGTCTTAGCGCCAACCAAACAAAATATCGAAACGTTTTTAACCGAAGTAAATACCAATGCCGATCAATTAGAAGTCCGTACAGAAGACTCAAGCACTGATGGCACCTCTGATGCTGCCGTTAATGATGCTTATATCCAGTCGGACCCCACAGACGTTGAAGATGCTTATAACGCGCTCAAAGCTTATCTCATGCTTGGCAATCATGACAATTTAGAGGCCAGTCATTTGAGTGATCAGATGACCCGTTTTTGGCGCAACTGGCTCGAAGCCAATCGCGCTGACATGCCGCGTGACAAGATGATTCGCCAAGCTGAGCGTATCTTGAGTTTCACCTTGGCTCATGTCGACGACCCCGCCTTTCCATTGATCCAAAATGACTTAGGGCTGATAGACAAAACCCGTAGCAATTTATCCAAGGTTAGCAAAGGTCAACCTGCTCGTGAGCGGGTTTACTCTGAGATTAAAATGCGCGCATCTGCCCGCTTCCCATCGGTCACGGTTGCACAGATTACGCAAAACAATGCTAATGAAACACTGCTTGGTAGTTATGTCATTTCAGGCACTTTTACTAAAGAGGCATGGGATGCTTTCGTCAGTGATGAGATTGATAAAGCTGCTACTACGAGAGTGGTCGCCGATGATTGGGTGTTGGCCACCAGTAGCCAAGATGACCTTACCTTGACGGGTAGCCCTGAACAGATACGACAATATCTGGTCAATCGCTATAAGCAAGAATATATCAGTGAATGGAAACGTTTTTTATCGCAAGTATATGTTCGGGATAGCACAGGCTTCGATGATCACGCGGTCTTATTAAATCAGCTGTCTAGTGCCACAGAGTCACCGTTAAAAACCCTGTTTGAGACAGTAGATCGCCAAACTCAATGGGACAATAAAGCGGCTAATCAAGCAGCTGGCAATGGTGGCGAATCTCGTCGCTCATTCGTCAACTGGTTTAAGCAAACTATCCTGCGTCAAAGCCCTGCTGAGCTACGACAAGCAGAAGCTGCGATGAATAATGGTGGTAGCTCTAGTAACGCCGCGCCTGTAGCACAAGCAAGCTCAGGTGTGATTGCTCAAGAATTCTCCTCTATACACGCGCTAGTAACGCCAAGAGAAGAAAATCAGGATCTGTCATTATTAGACAGCTATTTAGTCAGTTTAGGCAATATCCGAACCCGTTTTAACAATATCGCTCGTAGTGACGACATCGGCCCTGATGCTTTGTTGTTTGCCTCACAAACCCTCAGCCCCGAAGGCTCAGAGTTAACCAAATCTCTACAGATATTAGATGAGCAGATCCTGAGTCAAGCCAACTCTGAAATAAAACAACTGGTTCGTCCGTTGTTGAGTGAGCCACTGACTCGTTCATTTAACATGCTGCTGACGCCCACTAAGGCTGAGATTAATAAAGTTTGGAAAGCGCAGGTCTATAAGCCTTTCCTCGATAATTTAGGCAGTAAGTATCCCTTTACCGCCAATGCAAACTTAGAAGCGACGCCTGCAGAGATCGGTCAATTCTTCGGCGAAGATGGCTATGTGGCGCGATTCGTCAACGAAACGTTATCGCCCTTTATCATTCGCCGCGGCGATCAAATCTCCAGTAAAATCTGGAATGGTGCAGGTCTGGGTCTCAACCCGCAGTTTGTCGCTGATTTTGGCCGTTACTTTACCAATTATATGGGCAGCAATAGCCCAGGCGCTGCTGGTGCGAATAATACTGGTGGCGCTGCCAATCAAACCACTTTTCAAATTATGCCATTACCCGTCAGCGGTTTGACTGAATATACCATTGTAGTCGATGGTCAACAGTTGCGTTATCGCATGGGTACTCAAGCGTGGACAACGTTTGTATGGCCAAATCCAAGTAGCCAACCTGGTGCCAGTATTCGAGCCAAGGACTATGATGGCAGAGACTTTACTGTCTTTGAAGAAGCAGGCAGCTTTGGGGTAGAAAGGCTCATTAACAGTGCACGCCGTACTGAACTTGGCAATGATATCTTTGAGATGGCATGGTCTGGTGACGGTATCACTATCTCTGTACGCTTTAGAATCATCAGCGGCAGCGGCAGTAGTACCACTACCGATCAAGGTCGCTCTACCAATCCCTTTACCGGAATGAAACTACCAGAGGAGATTATTGCCCTTGGTGTCACACGTACAGCAAGGCCAATTTCTGATAATAATGCTGTTGATGGCGATACTCCCAATGCGGGTTCTGGCACCAATCAGCCAGTACCAACTGGCGAGCAAAATACAAGCAATGTCACGCCGCCAGCCCGCGTATCTACTATAGTCCCTAATACCAATAGTGAAAATAGTCCACCAGTACAACCGCCTACTGATACCACGACGGCTACTGATGATCGTTCAGCCGTGACTGAAGAGCAGGAGCAAACGCCATGA
- the tagF gene encoding type VI secretion system-associated protein TagF, with the protein MTPDSLPLVYFGKLPARGDFVRARAHISETNAIDEWVSEALAVSESVFSGIPIDNVSNHNFAFLNFSHIDTRANEIITGVLIPSHDSSYRNYPLIGFGVLHLDKPKNWMNYLPVKSSALWNDTYEVLSMAKSKTDNSDLMEHLNHSQLSIDNNASTYYYDFINTTTLHDIAILMNIDKAQLIQQIIATGLLFLPTFTKGFHGLNKAICWSLTSDRENSIHMATFWHDLINGFYQPHQLYLNTYLYRVANCYRLLISFTKPDGRILKQISESEKTYPEDWVVIAHSDWTQGYIDEDIGLTRFNKVLLQDNLYLYDTRQLFKKTFLAQ; encoded by the coding sequence ATGACTCCAGACTCTTTGCCTTTAGTATATTTTGGAAAATTGCCTGCTCGCGGGGACTTTGTCCGGGCGCGCGCTCATATCTCTGAGACCAATGCCATTGATGAATGGGTCAGCGAAGCGCTAGCCGTGTCGGAAAGTGTATTTAGCGGAATTCCGATAGACAATGTCAGCAATCATAACTTTGCCTTTTTAAATTTCAGTCATATCGACACTAGAGCTAATGAGATTATCACCGGTGTTTTGATCCCTAGTCACGATAGTAGCTATAGAAATTACCCATTGATAGGTTTTGGCGTGCTTCATCTCGATAAACCGAAAAACTGGATGAACTATCTGCCCGTCAAGTCATCAGCGCTTTGGAATGACACTTATGAAGTTTTAAGTATGGCTAAATCCAAAACTGATAATAGCGATCTTATGGAGCACCTCAACCATAGCCAACTCAGCATCGATAATAATGCCAGTACTTACTACTATGATTTTATCAATACCACTACGTTGCATGATATAGCGATCTTAATGAACATCGATAAAGCGCAGCTGATACAGCAAATCATTGCCACTGGCCTGTTATTTTTACCGACCTTTACTAAGGGTTTCCATGGCTTGAATAAAGCCATCTGCTGGTCACTTACCTCTGATAGAGAAAACTCGATACACATGGCCACTTTTTGGCACGATCTCATCAATGGTTTTTATCAGCCACACCAGCTCTACTTGAATACCTACTTATATCGTGTCGCTAATTGCTATCGCCTGCTCATAAGTTTTACTAAACCCGATGGACGTATACTCAAGCAAATATCAGAAAGTGAAAAAACTTATCCTGAAGATTGGGTAGTCATCGCTCATAGCGACTGGACTCAAGGCTATATCGATGAAGACATTGGATTGACACGGTTTAATAAAGTATTGTTACAAGACAATTTATATCTGTATGATACCAGGCAATTGTTTAAAAAAACTTTTTTAGCACAATAA
- a CDS encoding OmpA family protein, with protein sequence MTNNSQNVPVVIKGVVATSSDKQQLLDKLKAQYPDKPVRDEIEVRSNISIPTNWQQIATTIIDSDISNIRQGRIDIHGTTISLHGKVSSLEQKQAIQNRIHSRLTDLYQLENQLVVVEGEQRLIDETLGNRIVEFESGSTNLTPMGLGILDDMAGVLQRVGDKPVLITGHTDNVGNSTANLALSNKRAEAVKQYLIGRNINSTRLSTTGKGDSDPIASNDNEEGRTRNRRIEFTLNE encoded by the coding sequence GTGACAAATAATTCACAAAATGTGCCAGTGGTCATCAAAGGTGTGGTCGCTACCAGTTCAGACAAACAGCAACTGCTCGACAAACTAAAAGCACAGTATCCTGATAAACCTGTCAGAGATGAAATCGAAGTACGTTCGAACATCAGTATACCAACCAACTGGCAACAGATAGCCACGACTATCATTGATAGCGACATCTCTAACATTCGTCAGGGGCGTATCGACATTCATGGGACGACCATTAGCTTACATGGCAAGGTAAGCAGCCTTGAGCAAAAGCAAGCCATTCAAAACCGTATTCACTCGCGCCTAACTGATCTCTATCAATTAGAAAACCAGCTGGTCGTGGTAGAAGGTGAACAACGCCTCATAGACGAGACTTTAGGCAACCGTATCGTCGAGTTCGAGTCTGGTAGCACCAATCTAACGCCGATGGGTCTTGGTATCTTAGACGATATGGCAGGGGTGTTACAGCGGGTCGGTGATAAGCCTGTTCTTATCACCGGTCATACCGATAATGTCGGCAATTCTACTGCCAATCTTGCCCTATCAAATAAGCGTGCAGAAGCCGTCAAACAATACTTGATCGGTCGAAACATCAATTCGACTCGTCTCAGTACTACTGGTAAAGGGGACTCAGATCCTATCGCTAGTAACGACAACGAAGAAGGTCGCACTCGCAATCGCCGTATCGAATTTACCCTTAATGAATAA